The DNA window CGACGCGGCCACGGAATCTGTAGAGTCTACAGAGCCTGTAGAGGCTGCAGAGCAGGATGCTGAAGAGTCTCAGGCTCCGTCCGCGCCGAGCGACGACGACGATGTAGAAAGAGGTAACCTCTCTCCGCAAGACGCAGGGGTCGACCGGCAAGGCCAGGATCCAGACGCGAGCGCCGCTCCTGACGTCGACGCGGACGGCACTTCTGGCGACGACGCTGCGCTCCCGGGATACGAGACCGAGCCTTCCCTGGCCCAGGCCTCGACAGCGGCGCCCTCGTCAGAGGATGTCACTTCGGCGGAAGACGAGACGTCGGGCGCTGCGCAGGAGCTTTCCTCCAGCGACGCGCTCCTCGTCACGACGCCATCAGACGCGGAGCCCTCGCTCGAAGGAGCCCCAGACGCCAGTGTCGACGCTGGTGCCACCACCGAAGAGGTCCCCTCCGTCGCGCGCGCCCGCTCGGGGAGGACGCGCTCACGCCGTGAAGGCCGCGTCCGCCGATCCGGAAGGACCCGCGATCGCCGTGCAGAGATCGGCGCGGAGACCGAAGCAGCCCCTCCGCAGGAGCGGCCTGTCGGCAGCGGAGAGCGTCCCGAGGGAGCCCGCGAGCGCTCCAGTGGGCGCGAGGGCGGCCGAGAACGCGCTGCCACGCCGGAGGCGACGCGCGAAGGTCGGGAGACGCGCGAAGGTCGGGACAAAGAGCAACCGCGGGGACGCGAGGGGCGCGGCAAGGGGCGCGAGCGCTCACGCGAAGGGCGCGACCGCGAACAACCGCGAGGCAGAGACGGACGCGAGCGAGGCCGGGAGAGCCGTGAAGCCGAAGCACGGAACCGTACCCCCGCCCGGGCGCGCTCCAACGAACCCCCCCGCATCTCCAAGTCGACGCCGATCCGGGAAGTGATCCGCGAAGGCCAGGAGATCATCGTCCAGATCTCCAAGGAGCCGATCGGCACCAAGGGCGCGCGGGTGACCAGCCACGTCTCCCTCCCGGGCCGGTACGTCGTCTACCTTCCCACGGTCGACCACATCGGCATCTCCAAGCGCATCGGCTCCGAGAAGGAGCGCTCTCGCCTGCGCGAGTCGATCGAGTCGATGAAGCCCCCGCAAGGCGGCCTCATCGTGCGCACGCTCGCCGAGGGCCTCACCAAGAAGCAGCTCAAGGCCGACGTCGGCTACCTCGTGAGGCTGTGGGGCGAGATCGCCAAGAAGCGCGAGAGCGGCATCCGTGCCCCCACGGTGCTCTACACGGAGCTGGATCTCGTCCTCAAGACGGCCCGTGATCTGTTCACAGACGACATCGAAAAGATCGTCATCGACGATCGCGACGAGTACATGCGCCTCAAGCGCTTCGTCGAGATGTTCATGCCGGAGCGCGCCGACGCCGTGGAGTACTACGACGGCGAGGAGCCCATCTTCGACGCCTATGGCATCGAGGACGAGATCCAGCGAGCGCTGGCCCGCAAGGTTCCCCTCCCCTCCGGCGGCTACCTGATCATCGACCAGGCCGAGGCGCTCACCGCCATCGACGTCAACACCGGGCGCTTCGTTGGCAAGGGCTCGAAGGACCTCGAAGAGACGATCCTGGCCACCAACCTCGAAGCGGTGGAGGAGATCGCCTACCAGCTCCGATTCCGGAACATCGGCGGCTTGATCATCCTCGACTTGATCGACATGGAGCGTGCGCAGAACCGGGAGAAGGTCCGCAAGCGCCTCGAAGATCTCCTCGCCCGGGACAAGGCCAAGACCACCCTGAACCGCATCTCCGATCTCGGCCTCATCGAGATGACCCGGAAGCGGACGCGGGAGAGCCTGGGGCAGATGATCCTCGAGCCCTGCTTCTACTGCGACGGCACCGGCCAGCTCCAGTCGAAGCAGACCGTCGCCTACGAGATCCTTCGCCAGATCCGCAGGGAGCGACACCACCTCCCGGGCTACTCGGTCGTCGTGAACGCCCACCCGGCGGTGATCGACCTCCTGAAGAGCGATGAGCGTGTGGCGGTGATGGAAGCCGAGCGGCTCTTCCAGCGCCGGATCGATCTCGTCCCGCGCAAGGAGTACCACCTCGAGCAGTTCGATCTGCAGGGCAGGTAAGGCGCGATGGCGGACGATCAGGATCAAGAGAACAAGGCGATGGGACGTCAGGATGAGCGCGTCACCATCAACAAAGAGTTCGAGTCGTACGACGCCTTCATCAGCGAGTACGTCACGAATATCTCGCGAACCGGCGTGTTCATCCGCTCGAAGACGCCCCTCGCCGTCGGTACCAAGGTCAACCTCCGCTTCACGGTGATCATGGACGACATCGAGACCATCGAAGGTGTCGGTGAGGTGGTCCGCGTCGGCGACGACCCGCCCGGGATGGGTGTCGTGTTCACCGAGCTGTCGAGCTACTCCAAGGGACTCATCGACAAGTTGCTGACGAGCCAGCGCGCCCCCGGCGCGCAGCTCACCCGTCCGGCGGACAAGCCGGAGGAGTAGAAGCCGGAGCCGATGTTCACCGGGCTGGTCGAGACGATCGGCGTCCTGCGCCGCCGCGCAGGCGCCCCCCTCGCGCGTGCGCTGATCGAGGGTCAGCTCGGCGTTCTGGTGCTCGGCGACTCCATCAGCGTCAACGGCGCATGCCTCACCGTCGATCGCATCACCCCGGGCGGCTTCGAGTGCGACATGTCGCCGGAAACGCTGGAGCGGACGACCCTGGGACGGCTCCCCCTCGGGGCGCGGGTCCACCTGGAGCCTGCGACTCCCCTCGGCGGCCGCATGGGGGGTCACGTCGTCCTGGGGCACGTCGACGGCATCGGCCGGGTGACGGCCACCGAGCGCGCCGGCGCCGCCCTCCGCCTGGAGGTCAGTGCCCCAGCCGAGCTCGCGCGGTTCATCGCCCAGAAAGGCTCCATCGCCATCGACGGCGCCAGCCTGACCGTCAACGCCGCAGGCGAACCACGAGGCTCATCCTTCACCTTCGATGTCATGCTGGTCCCCCACACCCTGGGGAAGACCTTGCTCGGCGAGCTCAAGCCGGGATCCGCGGTGAACCTTGAAGTCGACGTGCTCGCGCGCTACGTGGCGCGACAGCTAGAGGTCGTGGCGCTGCAGGGTCGCAGCGTCCCCACCCACGAGGGGCGGGAGGAAGCGGATGAGCATGTCGATCCTGATCAACGAATCCTCCAGAAGCTACGAGCCGCAGGCTTCGCCTGACGCTGCTGGAAACGCCATGACACAACGGCTGACGATCGACGGCGCCGTGCTCGACCGGGTGAACCGCGGTCTCGAGCAGATTCGCGCTGGGCGCATGGTCATCCTCGTCGACGACGAGGACCGCGAGAACGAAGGCGACCTCTGCATGGCCGCCGATCTGGTGACGCCCGAGGCCATCAACTTCATGGCCATGCACGGGCGCGGCCTGATCTGCCTCACCCTCGACGAGGAGCAGGTCGCACGCCTCGAGCTGCCGATGATGGCTGCCCCGGGTCGCGGAGGCCCACCCCTCGGCACCGCCTTCACCGTCAGCATCGAAGCCCGGACCGGTGTCACCACCGGCATCAGCGCCGCCGACCGCGCCCACACGATCCGCGTCGCGATCAACCCCGATGGAAGGCCCGAGGACCTGGTGACCCCGGGCCACGTCTTCCCCCTCAAGGCCCGCCGCGGCGGTGTCCTCGTCCGCGCCGGCCAGACCGAAGGCTCTGTCGACCTCGCGCGCCTCGCCGGCCTCAGGACTGCGGGCGTCATCTGCGAGATCATGAACGACGACGGCACCATGGCCCGCATGCCGGACCTCGAAGCCTTCGCTGCGAAGCACGACCTGGTCATCCTCACCATCGCCGACCTGATCCAGTACCGCCTCCAGACCGAGCGCTTCGTGCGCCGCGTGAGCGAAGGCCCCGTGCGCCTCGACATGACCGGCTCCGAGTGGACGGGCATCGTCTACGAGATCGTTGGCGAGTCGCGCGAGTTCTTCGCCCTCGTGAAGGGCAACGTCGCCACCCCCGATCCCATTCTGTGCCGCGTCCACAGCGGCTCCCTCATCGGCGACCTCTTCAGCTCCACCCCCGCGGACGGCGGCTCCAACCTGCGCGAGGCCGTCACCGCCATCGAGAAGGCCGGCGCCGGCGTCGTCGTCTACATCCCCCCGCGCGGTGAGCTCCGGCAGGAGTTCGCGCAGCTCCGCAGCATCGCCGCCGGCGAACCGCCCCGTGTCGCGGAGGCCCCCTGGACCTTGCGTGAGTTCGGCCTCGGCGCCCAGGTCCTCGCCGACCTCGGCGTCCGCCAGATCCGCCTCCTCACCAACAGCCAACGCAAGATCGCGGGCCTCACGGGCTTCGGCCTCGAGGTCGTCGAACGCGTCCCGCTCTACTCCGTTCACGGCAACGCTTGAGGTTGAGGTAAGGAGCCCCCATGGCAGACAGCAAGCAGACGCCCGCGGTGATCGAGGGCAACCTGGTCGTCCCGCCCGGAGCGCGGTTCGTGCTCGTGGTGAGCCGCTTCAACCACTTCATCGTCGACCGCCTCACGGAGGGCGCGCTGGATGCCATCGCCCGCCACGGTGGCGATCCCGCGCGCGTCACCATCGTTCGCGTCCCTGGCGCCTGGGAGATCCCCACCGCCGTCGCCCGCATCGCGCGCAAGGGCGGCCCCAGCGCCATCATCGCCCTCGGCGCCGTCATCCGCGGCTCCACCCCCCACTTCGACTACGTCGCGGCGGAG is part of the Chondromyces crocatus genome and encodes:
- a CDS encoding riboflavin synthase, translated to MFTGLVETIGVLRRRAGAPLARALIEGQLGVLVLGDSISVNGACLTVDRITPGGFECDMSPETLERTTLGRLPLGARVHLEPATPLGGRMGGHVVLGHVDGIGRVTATERAGAALRLEVSAPAELARFIAQKGSIAIDGASLTVNAAGEPRGSSFTFDVMLVPHTLGKTLLGELKPGSAVNLEVDVLARYVARQLEVVALQGRSVPTHEGREEADEHVDPDQRILQKLRAAGFA
- a CDS encoding PilZ domain-containing protein, with the protein product MADDQDQENKAMGRQDERVTINKEFESYDAFISEYVTNISRTGVFIRSKTPLAVGTKVNLRFTVIMDDIETIEGVGEVVRVGDDPPGMGVVFTELSSYSKGLIDKLLTSQRAPGAQLTRPADKPEE
- the ribH gene encoding 6,7-dimethyl-8-ribityllumazine synthase, giving the protein MADSKQTPAVIEGNLVVPPGARFVLVVSRFNHFIVDRLTEGALDAIARHGGDPARVTIVRVPGAWEIPTAVARIARKGGPSAIIALGAVIRGSTPHFDYVAAEVTKGIASIALDTGVPVTFGVLTTDTIEQAIERAGTKAGNKGWEAAVSAIEMVSLAAALDGAGL
- the ribB gene encoding 3,4-dihydroxy-2-butanone-4-phosphate synthase, coding for MTQRLTIDGAVLDRVNRGLEQIRAGRMVILVDDEDRENEGDLCMAADLVTPEAINFMAMHGRGLICLTLDEEQVARLELPMMAAPGRGGPPLGTAFTVSIEARTGVTTGISAADRAHTIRVAINPDGRPEDLVTPGHVFPLKARRGGVLVRAGQTEGSVDLARLAGLRTAGVICEIMNDDGTMARMPDLEAFAAKHDLVILTIADLIQYRLQTERFVRRVSEGPVRLDMTGSEWTGIVYEIVGESREFFALVKGNVATPDPILCRVHSGSLIGDLFSSTPADGGSNLREAVTAIEKAGAGVVVYIPPRGELRQEFAQLRSIAAGEPPRVAEAPWTLREFGLGAQVLADLGVRQIRLLTNSQRKIAGLTGFGLEVVERVPLYSVHGNA
- a CDS encoding Rne/Rng family ribonuclease produces the protein MHVYPGSRTGVKTVQAPLACSSPKIAFKTLGCAFMAWATRGNAWRSRSCAASDMAKNLLVINVDIRETRVALIENGIIAELHIERESSTGTLGNIYLGKVSRVLPGMQAAFIEVGLERAAFLHVEDLIRPDDFEAYLAGRRHPSSEEARGGRRAWAPRPGEPHVHVEEPDDDLPHLEASESEAEEVFSAPLEHQREGEVEASIALPTALDVLEDSSSGETDEEQGPFVGLETLDASGDVDVDREDTDLAPSSEGDDDALEASGALAPASDSDAATESVESTEPVEAAEQDAEESQAPSAPSDDDDVERGNLSPQDAGVDRQGQDPDASAAPDVDADGTSGDDAALPGYETEPSLAQASTAAPSSEDVTSAEDETSGAAQELSSSDALLVTTPSDAEPSLEGAPDASVDAGATTEEVPSVARARSGRTRSRREGRVRRSGRTRDRRAEIGAETEAAPPQERPVGSGERPEGARERSSGREGGRERAATPEATREGRETREGRDKEQPRGREGRGKGRERSREGRDREQPRGRDGRERGRESREAEARNRTPARARSNEPPRISKSTPIREVIREGQEIIVQISKEPIGTKGARVTSHVSLPGRYVVYLPTVDHIGISKRIGSEKERSRLRESIESMKPPQGGLIVRTLAEGLTKKQLKADVGYLVRLWGEIAKKRESGIRAPTVLYTELDLVLKTARDLFTDDIEKIVIDDRDEYMRLKRFVEMFMPERADAVEYYDGEEPIFDAYGIEDEIQRALARKVPLPSGGYLIIDQAEALTAIDVNTGRFVGKGSKDLEETILATNLEAVEEIAYQLRFRNIGGLIILDLIDMERAQNREKVRKRLEDLLARDKAKTTLNRISDLGLIEMTRKRTRESLGQMILEPCFYCDGTGQLQSKQTVAYEILRQIRRERHHLPGYSVVVNAHPAVIDLLKSDERVAVMEAERLFQRRIDLVPRKEYHLEQFDLQGR